The DNA window GACGCCGACCCGACCCGCATCCGCCGGCGGAGGGTGGCGATCATTGGCTATGGCAGCCAGGGCCATGCCCAGGCGCTCAACCTCCGCGACCGCGGCGTCGAGGTGGTCGTCGGCGTCCGCTCGGGCCCCAGCGCCGAGCGCGCCCGGTCGGACGGTTTCGACCCTGTCTCCCCTGCCCGGGCCGCGGCCGCGGCCGACGTCATCGTCATGCTGATCCCCGACGAGCAACAGCCGGCGGTGTACGAAGCCGAGATCGCGCCCCACCTCTCGTCCGGCAAGGCCCTCGCCTTCTCCCATGGCTTCAACATCCACTACGGCCAGATTCGCCCGCCGGTCGACGTGGACGTGTTCATGGTCGCGCCCAAGGCTCCGGGGCACCTGTTCCGCCGGCTGGTGCGCGACGGCATGGGAGTCCCCGGGCTGCTGGCGGTGGCGCAGGATGCCTCCGGCGAGGCCAGGGATCTGGCCCTGTCTTACGCCTGGGGCGTCGGGTGCACCCGCGCCGGCGTGATCGAGACCACGTTCAAAGAGGAGACCGAGACCGACCTGTTCGGCGAGCAGACCGTGCTGTGCGGCGGCGTGACCGAACTGGTCAAGGCGGGGTTCGAGACGCTGACCGAGGCGGGCTACCAGCCAGAGATCGCCTACTTCGAGTGCCTCAACGAGTTGAAGCTCATCGTGGACCTGATGTACGAGGGCGGGCTCAGCCGCATGCGCCGCTCGATCAGCAACA is part of the Bacillota bacterium genome and encodes:
- the ilvC gene encoding ketol-acid reductoisomerase — encoded protein: MARVYYDRDADPTRIRRRRVAIIGYGSQGHAQALNLRDRGVEVVVGVRSGPSAERARSDGFDPVSPARAAAAADVIVMLIPDEQQPAVYEAEIAPHLSSGKALAFSHGFNIHYGQIRPPVDVDVFMVAPKAPGHLFRRLVRDGMGVPGLLAVAQDASGEARDLALSYAWGVGCTRAGVIETTFKEETETDLFGEQTVLCGGVTELVKAGFETLTEAGYQPEIAYFECLNELKLIVDLMYEGGLSRMRRSISNTAEYGDLTRGPRVIDESVRRRMREILAEIQTGAFAREWILENKAGLPVMNARRAQEAQHPIERVGRELRAMMDWLSRDERHEPTAARPSAAAS